The Strix aluco isolate bStrAlu1 chromosome 23, bStrAlu1.hap1, whole genome shotgun sequence DNA window AATGTGTTCTTTCCTCCCTCGCAGCCAGCCTCACTGATGCCAGTCTGATGTGATagagaagagcaagaggaggaggaagacaaggATGAGGCTGGAGCAGGCCTTGCCTCTGCTGGGACTCCTGCTCTGTGGGGGTGAGTTCCGCTGGCCAGAAGCCCCGGGGACCAGAAGGGTCTGCAGAGGGGGAGGCACTGGGGTGCGCGACTGGGTTGCAGAGTACCGGCAGCCTCATCTTCTGTGGCTGGTGTGTACAGTGCCCACGGAGCGGTGCCATTCCGGGGTAAGCGTTCCCTTCAGAGTGcaggctgcagggacagagaaACGGGAATCCGACCCTCTCGAGCTGGAGAAAAGAACCTAAGGTCCCTCGTGAATGTTTGCTTACTGGCTGATTCACTAAGGCAGCTGGTCTCCAAACTTCATGCAGCAGGGTTGGAGCCTGATGCACTGTTTTCTGCAGCAGTGTAAACTATCAGGTTCTGtgggtttaattttatttttacgcTTTATTCCCACACTTTTCTTGAACTGTTTTGTGATCATGGGTGAATAACTTCAGATTCACTGTACTATCACGGGAATGTTAGCAATTTCCACGTTACCAGTGTGAACTGACCAGCATTTAGAAATCTGGTTTATGATAAAGTGCAGAGTATCTCTAAAGACTATGAAAAAGCTGATAACTATGAGATAAGTTTGAAAGATAATTAACAGATACTACAATAAGACTACAGCTACTCTGCCAATGTGCTGCAAATACCAACTGCTATTCTTTGAGAAGATTGAAAACATTTGGTTCAGCAATAgccttttttcaaatttaaatttatCTTATATAAGGAAATAAGCCTCAGATCACGTTCTCTCCAGCCAAGTCCTATGCCTGTGGAATTTCAAATCTACAATTTTGTTATAAGTAACTCTTACTGTAAAGCAAGCATTATCTGGGATGAGGCAATAGCGCTGAACACATGAATACAGGTAATTCCTTTATTTACCTATGTTACTTTTTATCGACAAATGTCTTTAAAGCAAATCACAAGTCTGATTCAGACCTCCTAAAAACTGTTTCTGTAATACTCCAGCTGCAGAGGCTTCAGTGGAGCTACTTGTTTGATaccaagagagaaaaatcacaggGATAAACTGCTCTACAGCGTTAAATCAAGCATCAGGGTCCAATCCTGCAGCGAGTACACTGTTGCAGAGGACCATGTTTCTTACTGCAGAAACCAGGCATGATTTTCCAGCAGTCTTTGGTCCATGATAATAAAGCAAAATTGTCGGGTGTACAGCTTGCAACAACCCTTTTTCTAAACTGGGTCAGAAAATTGTTCAATTTCCATTCCGCGTTAGTCTGTGTTAAAAATGGCTTCCAGAGGCAAAGACCTCATTTCAAAGCAACATCCTGTCTCCGCTAACAGACCGCTCTAATGCCTTCAGCACAAACACAGGAGTATGAACATCTCTCTCAAGCAGCCGAGTTCAGAAGGGACATCCTTGAAGTAGGAAAGGCGTCTGCTATCAGCAGCTAAATTACTTAACacttattcttctttcttttgtagTTGGCACCGCAGCTCAGCAGGGTAAGTGTATTTTACGAGCATTCTTAACTATTTAGTATGATAAAAAGACCAACTATGCCTCACAAGTGAGGACTAAAAGTCAAAtagaaatatttgaattttgcAAATATTGCAGGATAGGAAAAATTCCCTGTTCATTTACTGTTTCTGATCTCACTGATTTGAAAATCTGGCTGTCAGGAATTGTCCCTAGTTATTGCTAGCGATCCCCAAGCAGAGCTGGGCATTTTCCAACAGCAACAAGCAGTAAGGTAATAGCAGGCTGAATTGTTAACATTTGTTGTTCTCCCCTTTGCAGATGATATCGAAGCACAGAAGGGTAAGTGTATTTTACTCTCATTCTTAACTATTTAGCAGGATATAAAGACTGCAGATGCCTCACAGGTGAGGACTAAAAGGCAAATAGAAATATTTGAGTTCAAGTggtattttagaaggaaaaaatttcCTGTTTATTAGTTGCAACTGTCATCACCAATCAGAAAAATCAGCTATGAGTTGCCCCTAATTAGTGTTAGTGGTCTCCAGCAGGGTTGGCCGTTTGCAGAGACCAGGAAGCAGAGGGATAAACAGAGCGATGAACGGCAGGTGGCCAGGCTCTCTGACATGAAGTCCAACACTGGGATGGTATTTTGATACTAGTTAGCATTGCAAAGTATCAGCGTAAAACACTAAAGGAAAACACGCGTGcagaagacacacacacagggaatTTACATTATACCATGAAATGAAAGATTTGACAGAGCAAATTGTGATGGTGGGatccaggctgggcagggagccTGCTCAGGAGCTGTTTGTAATGCTGGTTTCCCCTCTCGTTGGCCCATCTTCCAATAAAGAATTCCTGGTGGAGATTTCCGGAACCACGGTGACAATCACATGTCCCTTGACTGAAGGCAGCATAGCATGGGTGTTCAGAGATAAAAAACTGACCAGCGATGACAGGAAGTACATTATAGAGAATCACGACAGCTCTCCTGCCATCGTGAGTTGTTCATCAAGTGGTAAGAAGTATGAAATGCACCTGCATGCCAGAGGTGAGTGGAAAAGCGCTCTGTCTACGGGCTAAAGATAACGGCTACACATTTCAGTGACATATTAGGAGCTGAGACCTGATTTTTAGTGCTGCTGGGCTGCGTGGACGTGGGTCTGCTGAGGCCCTTCCTGATTTGTGTAGGCAGAAAAAGAATCCAAGAGCACATGTTTGGCAAAAGGAATCTCCCTGCACTCTATGCCTTTCCCTTCCGCTGTCCTCAAGCTGGTTGCATGTCAATGGTTCCCACATATACACTGCACAATCTTTTTTATGCCACTTCTGCCATGATACAGGGCAAGAGTAATGTCTCACAGAGGCCAGAGGCACTTCTTACCTTGCAGAGGGGAAACCTCCCATCTGGAGCACACAGCCTGGTTTCTGAGACCCATCCACGAGGAGGAGTTTAGCCCCACCCTGACAGAGTGATTTAAGCCTCTGAGCCATTTGAAATCGGGGCAGCTGCTCTGCATTCAGGACTTAAGAGTGCAGCATAGGCAGAGGGGGGCAATGATCTAGATGTTTTGCACGCTCAGGCCATGCAAACAACAGAGGGTAGTGAAGGAGGTTACACACACACCAGCCCCCTGGCCGTGTCTGCTTGCAGACCCAAATGGCAGGGCGGAGAGAATGGCCTGTGCTGTCCCCTTCCCTTTTGGTagctctttcctccttcccaccagAAGTGTATCTTTTCTGCTAGCACCATGCAGATGGGTGAGGTGGACTTTCCTTGCTGGAAAGGAAGGGTGCCTGTCTCTGAGCGCCTTCATCTCTCCTCCTGGCAGTGTGTGCAAACTGTGAGGAGCTGGATGCCTTGGCAGTGACAGGGATCATCACTGCGGATCTTCTCATCACCTTCGGGGTGCTGATTCTGGTCTATTACTTCAGCAAAGACAGGAAGGGGAGAGCGAGCGCTAGTGCTGGCAGTCGGCCACGAGGTAAGAGCCGTTTCAGGCGTCTCTGCTCTCCACGATGTCTGCTAAGCACTAAATTCAGCACTTTCCCCTGTCGAGTGCCCTCTCTTCCCCCCAGATCTCCAAGATCTCACCAAACAATGCTCCTGCTTGCTGCATCTGTGGCTCTGGGCTGCTCTCTTATATGGGATGGGTGCGGCTGCCGTGTGGTGTCCGAGGCTTCCTGCCCATAGGAAACCATTTCACGGGCTGCTGTGGCGCAGCGCTGGGTCTGTGCTGAAGCAAACCCTCTATGACGGATGCTCACCTTGCAAGTGTAGCTGCAAACCCAGCCTGGCCCCGGCCCACTCAGCTGCTGTCTCAGGCAATAAAAGACCAAGAATTAGGCCCACACGCGGAACATGTGATTAGAAATCATGGTGTTATTAAAACTATAAATTTGAATTTCTGGCTTCTGAGGCCATGGTTTGGTGACCCAGTGGGTCCAGCAGTGGGGCTCATGGGTTATAAATGCCAGGGCAAAGTGAACGTCCCTCGTGCTGTGTTATGTGAATTATCACCTCTCTTTGCCTCTGTTGCAGGTCAGAAGATGCAGCGTCCTCCCCCCGTTCCAAACCCGGACTATGAGGTATGGAGCACCTGCATTTTTTCTATCTCTCTTTGCTGGCTGGGGAGGGATGGCCAGAGCTGGGGATCTGTAGCATTTACCCAATTTGCTCCTTTGGAGAAGTGTCCAGTCAACCTCCAAGCTTTtccaggagcagaggaaaaaggtGGCGAGGGTGGAGCCCCTTCTCCTGGTGCTGCCGCAGGGAGTCGGGAGCAGAACTGCAGCTTCCTGAGCCCTGCGCACCTGCCAGAGCAGCGCCGCGCCTGCTCCCTCTGTTGTGCTTTTCCCCACgtattgtggggactgggacccTGGTGTTATTTGAGGGTGTGTTAACAAGAATTCCCGAGCTAACATCTCTGCTGTTCCCACAGCCCATCCGGAAAGGCCAGCGGGAGGTGTATGCAGGCCTGGAACCGAGGGGCTTCTGAAATTCCCCTGGATGGCGggctggaaaacagcagcagagggGATAAGTGCTTGTGCCCAGCTCGGTACCGCTTCTCTGCAGGCCTGCCGAGGCCCAGGTGTTTTGGGGTAAGCCAGGTGGCTACACAGGACAGGCACCCCGCTTCCGTCCGCTGTCCCACCCCGATGCGTTCCTTCGGTTTGACattagggaaaagaaacaaatgagcACACTGGCAAGAGCGGTTTTCCTTCTCATTAAAGGACTGCAGCCTCCCTTGTGGTTCCTGGCCTCCTGTTCCCTCGCACTTCTCTCTCTGCTCCAGTTGCATGCTCTGGTTTTCCCTCCCATTTAATTTCTGCCCTGAGTGGCTCCACGTGCTCCCTGTGCCTCCTTGGGTAGCTAGTGGGCAAAGAGTGGGTTCTTCTCAGAGTGACTGGCCTCTGACCTTGTCCTGCTCTCGTGGTCAGAGCCGATCTTCACTTTGCTGCCCAGAATCGTAACAAAAGGAACGGAGGTGGTCAgcatatcaaaaataaaaatggtacattttcataaaaaactactgctttgaatgaaaatatttaagtcacaaagaacagttttcctttaaaaaattgaGAAGCACTTCTACCAGCACATGCAGAGCGACGTGTCCATCCCCCAGCCCTTCTGTAGGAAATGAGTGGGGCCGAGTACCGCTGCGCATGCAGCGACCTTTATGTTTCAGACCTTCGGCAGAACATCCTCACAGGGACACGTGAGGATTTGGCACCTTCCCAAGCCATCTGAAAGCCTTCTCTTAGGAAATTTAAGTGCTTGGCTTAAATCTTTGTTGTTATTAAATAGGGGGCTCTTAGATATTTCAGCTAAGATTTGAACCCCCACTTAGCAATGAGTATCAGCTTTGCAGTCTGAGACAACACAACAGGGATTTTCATGTTTCCCAGCCTGGAACGGAGAGCCTTTGGCTCAGCCCCAGGACTAGCACTCTGCTCTGACACAGCTTGTTTGCTGGAATTGAAATTAATCCATTGGGGTCACAGAGATAAAGCCCAGGACCTACAAAATCCAAGAGAGCATCAAGCCCTTTTGCTAGGCTGCCCTCATCTCAGAGACATCGTGGACTCCATTTGTACTGATATGCTATAGTGTAGTCTGGGATGAACACATTTCTTTGGGTCTGTTGTACCCTAAGGGGTCTACAAGCACATTTGCTGGTGGAGTTTCATCTTCCAGAGCTATCGCTCTTAGAGATTCTTGTGATTTGTCCTTTGCTGCTGccctttctctccccatttcAGCTCTGTAACTTGAGTTCTGCCAAAGATGACGGGCTGCTTTGCCATTGGTAAAGAtccattttaacttttttatatccatttaaaaactgtaatatattaataaaatggGAACAGCACCCCCAGGTATGCATTGGAAAATATTTCCCCTGTGTTTTTGTCTCTGTTAGAGAAAACCAGTTTTTGTTAAGGGGAGTTCCCAGGTCAGGAGTAGCCCGAGGCAGCGAGAGCTCCTGTGGGCCTGTGTTGACTCACCTTGCAGCAGCCTAGGAGGGGTTTGGGAGCAGACTGTACCAGGACAGGGGACAACTCCATGTACAGAAATACACCGCTGTGCCTAGGAGAGCGGGGCctgagagcagggcaggggccaaCAGGAgctgggcagtggggctggggctgctgtcTGGGGCCAAGCGAAACAGCTGGGGCCCCACGCACTCAATATAGGGATTTGAAATCTGCCTGATGTTAAAAGCTGTGGtttccaaagcagcagcaagggGACAGTAATAAGAAGGGCCCAAAAGATGCTGTGATGCCTGGGAACATTTCTGGTCTAACACTGGCTGAGCAAGCCACATTTCTGTTGCTCTTTGGAGCAGCAGAGCAACAGTTCTGAAGAaaggaaacagcagcagtgatgggGGCCGGGGGTGGTTCAAGCCTTGAGTTTCAGCATGGGGAGATGAACACCCAGCAAGTTTCATGCTTCAGGTTGCTGTGCTTACCCTGCAGGATGTGGTTTTAAAGGCAGCACAGCTGGGTTTACCGTACAAGGTGCTAAACATGTAGGAGGGAGATTGCAAGATACAAAGAGCACTAACCCCTGGCAGCTCTAAAAAGACGCTGGGCCATGTTCTCAGCTTCTGCAAAACATCACTGCTGCAGGGGTGCTTGCTCGGGCCAGCCGTACAGCCCATTACCACGAATGGGATGCGAGAAACTCAGACCAGTCTGGGTGTACAAGGTCTAAAGTTTGGTTCAAGCTACACCCCGATGCTTCTGCCACCATTTACGGGGCTGCGTCTTTGCCTAGTGTTTGCCTCAGCCAGAGCCATCCCAGAGTCTCCTTAGCGCAGGGAGATCAGTGTCCATCCAGTGACAACACCTTTCTCCTCTGTGCTTAGCTGCGctgtagaaatatttctttgtccTCCCGAGGGTGAGATGCTGAGGAGCCTCTCACAAATAACCCAGATGTAAATGTTGCCCCTGCTGTGTCTTCGATTTGTGCAGAGCATACCCACCCACTCTGCTCCGGGTTTCTCCTGCTCTTTGCATGTGGTTACCCACCTTTGCTCCCTGCTTCGAGATCTGATGGTGATGAAAGCGCTCTGAACTGGGCAGTCTGCTGGTCACTTTTTTACAAGGTCCTACCCAGATCACTTTGCAGACCAGAGGCAGGTATTGGCATATTCTACCTGCAACAGCCATAGCGGGCTCACCCTTCACTGGAGCAGGTTAGGACAGAAGAACCACTAAGGTATTATTTTGCTCCTGTGAAGAGCAAAATGTCACATAAAGAGCTGACACGATAGGAAAGCAGGTCCCTTTCTTGTTCACCATCCGTAAGGCTGATCACACCCTGATTCCTGTAAGGGCACGTGGGGTGCACccacagctctgcacagcctctgTGTTGTTTGCTGGGTCAGACGTGTCACAGATTTGCGGCCAGTTTTTACTGAGTGTTAACTCTTTTGGTGCTTACTTTATAGCAGAGTCACAAGGCAATTCACAGCCTGGTGCTCTCTAAAGCCTGCCACACAGATTCttagaaaagcaggaaaacacaACCTACAGGTGTGTGCAACTGGCACATGAAGGGTGACCTGGTTTCTGAGGTTTCTAACTGCTAGCTGATCCTGCCCGTTATCTGCCTCCCGTTTTGGCCAGTCAGACCACGTTACCTGTTTCTGCTCAGAGCTGGGGAGCGGGGACcttgccaggaggagctgggttGTTGTGGGGAGACCAAGTGCTCAGTGTCTGGAAAGGTGGTCGAGCTGGAAAACACTGCAAGTTAGCTTGACTGTGTCCTGTACTCAGCACACTGGGATGGCTAGTGAGCCTGAAAGAAGGGTTGCCAATGCCTGGTCACGAAGGCGAGTCACTGTCCAGTGggctgcagaggcagaggagggtgggGGGAGCCTCCCAAGAACGTCGGAGGTGCGGGTTGTGGACTGCCTCCGGCCTTTGCTGCCTCACCAACCCTGCTACCACGTGTTTTGCAGAGTCTCTGCTGCAGTTTTTGTCCTCTCTGATGCTCCCATCTCCTCTTTGGGCCCAGCCCCCACGAGCTCTTCTGGGGAGCCAGCACAGCTCGCTGCTTTGCTCCCCGAAGCACAGAAGCAACCTGCAGGCTGGCTGGGTGCCAGGGACCCGGCAAGCCTCTGCAGTTTGGAGACTGCGATTAGATGCCAAGCCCTGCATGTGCAGAGAAAATGTCCTCCTGTCCTCCTTCCTGCCAGCCCCCCAGCTCTGTCCAGGGGACCAAGGCACACGGGCATTTTGCAAAGGTGACACAGACCCTGCTGAGTGTCGCTGGGCTCCTGGTGCCCCCGCTGCCCATTCTGGAAGGGGAGTTAAATGAGACAAAGGCTCTGCTAGCGTCAGGGGTGGCAGCCCTCTCCCTTCACAAGGTCCCCCATCCTCACCTTCAGCGACAACCTTTAGGTCCTGGCACAGAGAGGTGGCACAGATGTGGGTGCCTGCCTGCACTGGCAGAGTGGTGTCCCACCGGGACAGGCAGGAACCTTATGGCTCTGCGGGCACCCAGGCAGATCACACTCAGCGTGCACCTTCCCCAGGCCTCAACACAACCCATGGAGCAGCGAGGCTATGGGATTGGCTCGTCTTTAATGAGGAATACAAAAGTGCAAAAGGTCATGGCAAGAGCAGAGCGCTACAAGCAGCCCACCCTGGCAAGGAGCTGGAGGGCTTTCTAGGCAAAAACCTGCACTGTCTTCTGCCAGCAGTGAGCTTACGAAggcagtgccagggcagggtACCGGAGCGCTTGGGCACTGGCAGTGGCTTTGCTGTAATATCACTCCTGATGTGAAGGAGTCACACGCCCCAGCATCTTCCCACTTCACTTGCGGGCCTTGGCAGGGGTCAGCCGGCTGTACTGTCCATCCTCCCGCTCGCCAAGGGgctaggagggaaaaaaaggtgagaCGAGCTACAGCTGTGTCTGTCCAGCCCTGGGAGGGAGGGTGCAGGGGAAGCTGGCCCAGCCCTCTCCTTGCCAAGCTTTTGGCAagctttccctccctgcccacagAGCTTGACAACCCCAAAGAGTAAGAGGCAGGGTGTCTGTGAATGCCCCAGCAGGGAGCAATCCTCACCTCGGCTCAGTGCCTTGAGGCACCGAGCATCCCCCAGCAGCCACCCCCCAGCACACAGAGGTGCTGgagcccctgcacacacacacacacacacacacacacgtgcatgccCACACTCACCTGGTAGAGCTGCTCGTTGGCAATCAGGTTCTGCCTGTCAGAAGctaaatgaagaaagaaggaggTCAGGGATCAGGGGAGTTGTAGGCAGGGTGGTGAACGTTTGCAAACAAACCCAAGCAGCCGGCTGTTTTCAGCCCTCTGCTTTTACTTCCTCTGGGAGGCTTGGTGGAAAGCCCCCGCGAGGCCTCAGATGTCCCTGGGATGATGTTGTGGTTGACCTTGTGCATTCGCTGGCTTCTCCTGGGAAGCTGAGCTAGGGGCAGGAAGGGTACACACAGTGCCCACACATGGATccctaccccagacacgctgtgtgctggctgctgcctgcagcttgcAGCGACTGGGCTCTGCGGGCAGTGATGGAAAGTCCCCAAGTACACACAGCTCCTACAGATGCCCAGGTACTTCCCATCCCCACCCACGGGCAGCCAGTTCTCCCCTCACCTCGTGACATGCGTCCCTTGTCCTGGCCAGTGACGCAATACACAGCAACTGCCAGGAAGACGGTGGCGACAACATCTGCAATCACGATCCCTGAGATGGTGGGAGCGTCCACTTCGATGCAGTTCTGGCACACTGGAAGcccaaaaggacacagacacTGAGAGCAGGGCCATGACCAGGACCCTGCCCCATGGCCACCTTCTCCAAACGCTCAGACAGCTCTGCCAGTCCAGGCAGGCTCCAGCCAGAGAAACCAGGGATTAAGTCTGGCTTGCTGCATGACCCAAGGCGGGGGCACAAGCTGCCACGTGTCCCCAGTGCTCAGGGCAGGCCACAGCAGGGCCAGCAATGAGGCAGTATGAGTGCCAGGTTATGGCACTAAATGAGGCTGGAGAGCTCTCACGGGGACGCCAGATGCAGGGGAACGCGCAGCTCGGCTGTTCCCAAGGACAACCCAGCACAGGGGCTGTCACGACTTTGCAAATCGGTGGAACCACCCTCAAACTCTGGGAAAACAGTAGTTCCCTCAAAAATTTGCTTCAGTGAAAACTCCGAGCAGTTCTGGCTCTAGAAACCAGTTTTGCAACACTTACTTCGATAGTGCACCTGGAGAGGGGGGCTTTCCTTTCCACCTTCCGGTCTACATGTATAGACACCTCTGGGGTCATCGTAAACTGCACCTAAGTCCAGCTGTGTTGTGTTTCCTATAGCATTCCCATCTTTCAGCCAAATGACTTGACCCTGGTTGGCTGCTTCACATTGCAGGAACACCTTCCCACTGGCTTCTTTCACGACTACGTTCtgtcctgtaaaaaaaaaaaaaagagagcagagagcTTCACAGCTGAGTTCTCAACCCTCACAGTGGTGCAGAACTCGGAGATCTCATTCATGGAGATGGCTAGTGCAGACAGCATCCCGTAAGGCTGTCCCCTGAGCAGCAGAAGGGACACCACAAACAAAAACTCTGGGAAATGCAGACTACCCAGCGGAAAAGTACTCCAGAGTTCAACTGGTGGTTACATTAACACAGCTCTAGGTAGTTTAGAGATCCGAATTCTCTTAGAGTGAAAACTAACTGGAATCAGGCGTCTACCTGGACTCCATTCAGACTGTATGTGCGTGACCCTCATCCTGCACACAGATTGCAGATATTGAAGTGCAACTGCAGCGAGAGACGTTTCAACAGAAAGTGAAATGCTTccaccagcagggacaggagctggGCCCAAAGGGGGGGGCAAAAACCCATTTGGGTTTTTACCCAacagtaaaaaacatttttagtgaaaAGCATGCAAAAACCCACACAGAACTGCTTCCTTGGCCCAAAGGCATCACCTTCAGAGTCTGCACAGGGAGAGTAAATTCCCTGTCTT harbors:
- the CD3E gene encoding T-cell surface glycoprotein CD3 epsilon chain, with the protein product MRLEQALPLLGLLLCGVGTAAQQDDIEAQKEFLVEISGTTVTITCPLTEGSIAWVFRDKKLTSDDRKYIIENHDSSPAIVSCSSSGKKYEMHLHARVCANCEELDALAVTGIITADLLITFGVLILVYYFSKDRKGRASASAGSRPRGQKMQRPPPVPNPDYEPIRKGQREVYAGLEPRGF
- the LOC141933882 gene encoding T-cell surface glycoprotein CD3 gamma chain-like, whose product is MWRGRALGAWALLAGLALASWGVRGQNVVVKEASGKVFLQCEAANQGQVIWLKDGNAIGNTTQLDLGAVYDDPRGVYTCRPEGGKESPPLQVHYRMCQNCIEVDAPTISGIVIADVVATVFLAVAVYCVTGQDKGRMSRASDRQNLIANEQLYQPLGEREDGQYSRLTPAKARK